In a single window of the Notamacropus eugenii isolate mMacEug1 chromosome 4, mMacEug1.pri_v2, whole genome shotgun sequence genome:
- the TMEM221 gene encoding transmembrane protein 221, translated as MPWASSGPTLSVLVLLGILAAVMSILSSQLLFQLQAGRAELWGRSLGTEGAAEGAAGVLLPLASALSALCLVLNLCALFFCLLLCHLSAELARTSPDRADWFLLDSRCLRHISIGFFCCGVSVYLAALSIYMLLLFEMETGIVSACILSSGIVVLLITLTHILLRASKASHRHLPEPAHTLYENNTTRPTRDLYKQAPGGRARPDIHREFSYPPFLEARPHLASSSLPTGIPVPTEEGDRGAPRMHRTLSAESGLLGARARPWNGVAQEMRGVLSRKTGSSGKDSTLV; from the exons ATGCCCTGGGCATCCAGCGGGCCCACCCTGTCGGTCTTGGTGCTCCTGGGAATCCTGGCGGCCGTCATGTCGATCCTGTCGTCGCAGCTCCTCTTCCAGCTCCAGGCGGGCCGCGCCGAGCTGTGGGGCCGGTCTCTGGGCACCGAGGGGGCGGCCGAAGGGGCCGCCGGGGTCCTGTTGCCCTTGGCCTCGGCGCTGAGTGCCCTCTGCCTGGTGCTTAACCTCTGCGCGCTCTTCTTCTGCCTCCTGCTGTGCCATCTCAGCGCTGAGCTGGCACGGACCAGCCCAGACAG GGCTGACTGGTTCCTGTTGGATAGCCGCTGTCTCCGGCACATCTCCATTGGCTTCTTCTGCTGTGGGGTCTCTGTGTATTTAGCAG ctctgtcCATCTACATGCTGCTGTTGTTTGAAATGGAGACGGGGATCGTCAGTGCTTGCATCCTGTCCTCTGGGATAGTGGTCCTGTTAATCACCCTCACGCACATCCTGCTCAGGGCATCGAAGGCCTCCCACCGTCATCTGCCTGAGCCAGCCCACACCCTCTATGAGAACAACACAACCCGCCCCACCAGGGACCTCTACAAGCAAGCCCCAGGTGGCAGGGCACGGCCCGATATCCACCGAGAGTTCTCCTACCCTCCTTTCCTGGAGGCTCGACCTCACCTGGCCTCCTCTTCGCTCCCCACAGGGATTCCTGTACCTACTGAAGAAGGTGACCGAGGGGCACCCAGGATGCACCGGACACTGTCAGCAGAGTCAGGGCTGCTGGGGGCCCGGGCCAGACCCTGGAATGGGGTGGCTCAGGAGATGAGGGGGGTGCTGAGTCGAAAGACTGGCAGCTCCGGGAAAGACTCCACCTTGGTGTGA